The DNA sequence CTTTCTCCCAGCCTTGGAATAAGGCGTAAAATAGGCTTTGGAACCGTTGGCGGACGAATAGCTCCCACTAAAAAACCTTCATCAATCAGATTCTGCTGAACAGAAAGAGCATCAACACCTTCGCTCAAAGGGTACGCACAAATCAGCCCTTCGATTTTTAAACCTAAAATGGTTTGCACAACCGCTTGGTGCGCCTCAATCTCAGCTTTTAACGCCGCATGATTTTTTAAAATATAGAGCAACCCTTGGTATCCCAAAGCAATGTCAAATAAAGAGGGTGCGGTTGTATAAATGATAGCTTTGGCACGATTTTGTAAAAACTCGGCAATGTGTTCACTGCATAAAATGTATGCGCCATAACTTCCCAGCGCTTTTCCAAGTGTGCCCATCTTAATATGGTTGGCTTTAGGCGTAATGCCAAACAGATCAAAGACGCCTCTCAGGTTTTCCCCCACAACACCTACACTGTGCGCTTCATCGACAATCAAAAGGGCATTGTAACGATCGGCAATTTCGAAAATATCGCGATTTAAAAGATCCCCGCTCATCGAATAAATGCCTTCAACGGCGATAATAATGCGGTTATGATTATGCGTGTTAATCAAGCTTTCAAGATGATTGGCATCGTTATGCCTAAACAGTAAAACTTCGGCATCCACGGTTTTAGATGCTACCATACCACTGGCATGATACTCTTCATCCAAAATCAAAAGATCTTTTTTGCGCGGTAAAGCTTCAATAAGCGAAAAATTGGCTAAAAAGCCACTACCACACACAAGGGCTGCTTCAAAACCATTATGGCGTATCAAAAATTCTTCAAACTCCTGATGAATGGGATGATAACCATTGACTAAGATAGAAGCTTTGGGCGCATGGGTTTTATACATGGAAACTTGGGCAACCGCACGCTCAAAAAGGGTATGGTTTTGTGCGAAGCCTAGATAGTCGTTGGAGCTAAAATCAGCCAAATCATCACTGTACAGCTTACGGCTTCGGTAGCGATTTGACTTTGTGATGGCGTGGAGTTCGTTTTGGTACATGGTTATTGAGGTAAAAAAGGCAAAAGCTTCTCAACGCTCAGCCCCATGGCGGTACTTTGAAGCCCAACCACTTCTTTGATGTAGGATTTACAAAACCCCTCCACCATACACGCACCCGCTTTTCCTCTCCAATCATCACCTTCTAAATAAGCCTCTAGCGCTTTAGCATCAAAAGGGAAAAAGAGATAATCCGTGGCGGATAGATCAATGAGTTCACATGTTTTGGATTTGTAAATCATACAGCTAAGAATG is a window from the Sulfurospirillum oryzae genome containing:
- a CDS encoding aminotransferase class I/II-fold pyridoxal phosphate-dependent enzyme; protein product: MYQNELHAITKSNRYRSRKLYSDDLADFSSNDYLGFAQNHTLFERAVAQVSMYKTHAPKASILVNGYHPIHQEFEEFLIRHNGFEAALVCGSGFLANFSLIEALPRKKDLLILDEEYHASGMVASKTVDAEVLLFRHNDANHLESLINTHNHNRIIIAVEGIYSMSGDLLNRDIFEIADRYNALLIVDEAHSVGVVGENLRGVFDLFGITPKANHIKMGTLGKALGSYGAYILCSEHIAEFLQNRAKAIIYTTAPSLFDIALGYQGLLYILKNHAALKAEIEAHQAVVQTILGLKIEGLICAYPLSEGVDALSVQQNLIDEGFLVGAIRPPTVPKPILRLIPRLGESVESLKTVCSLIQKGSF